One Methylobacterium sp. 77 DNA window includes the following coding sequences:
- the xseA gene encoding exodeoxyribonuclease VII large subunit codes for MALVPPPATAPPTTSNAPEWSVGDLASALKRTLEDAFGHVRLRGEISGYRGQHGSGHAYFSLKDGTARIDAVVWKGTFNRLRQRPQEGLEVVATGRITTFAGKSSYQIVVETLEPAGIGAWMALLEERKRLLSAEGLFAAERKRAIPYLPRVVGVVTSPTGAVIRDILHRLEDRFPRPVLVWPVRVQGEGAAEEIAAAIRGFNALLPGGAIPRPDVLIVARGGGSIEDLWAFNEEIVVRAASESTIPLISAVGHETDTTLIDYVSDRRAPTPTGAAEMAVPVRVDLVAEIRDLGHRQFEAVRRKLDREGSDLRALLRAMPGADAFLAGKRQRLDLAEARLMPALAGNARDHRAKFGRLLERMGRHPPELRLAQARGRLALVADRPRSALQNYATRKGEALAYLGRRLVVAREQTLVRARSDAVRRHERLGALETRLGQAIGRLIERRSDRLDNFSALLGSLSYRAVLARGFALVRDEAGAPIRAASSTVPGQRLSLEFSDGTLLARTEAPDATAPGGAEPPKRKRQPRKPATTPPQQSSFEL; via the coding sequence ATGGCTCTCGTTCCTCCCCCCGCTACGGCCCCTCCCACGACATCCAATGCGCCCGAATGGTCGGTGGGCGATCTCGCCTCGGCCCTGAAGCGAACGCTGGAAGACGCGTTCGGTCACGTCCGCCTGCGCGGCGAGATTTCCGGCTATCGCGGCCAGCACGGGTCGGGACACGCCTATTTCTCGTTGAAGGACGGCACCGCCCGCATCGATGCGGTGGTCTGGAAAGGCACGTTCAACCGCTTGCGCCAGCGGCCGCAGGAAGGCCTCGAGGTCGTCGCCACCGGCCGCATCACCACCTTCGCCGGCAAGTCCTCCTACCAGATCGTGGTCGAAACCCTGGAGCCGGCGGGCATCGGCGCCTGGATGGCTCTGCTGGAGGAGCGCAAGCGCCTCCTCTCGGCGGAGGGCCTGTTCGCCGCCGAGCGCAAGCGCGCGATTCCCTATCTCCCCCGGGTCGTCGGAGTAGTGACCTCGCCCACCGGCGCGGTCATCCGGGATATCCTGCACCGCCTGGAAGACCGCTTCCCGAGGCCGGTTCTGGTCTGGCCCGTGCGGGTCCAGGGGGAGGGGGCGGCCGAGGAGATCGCCGCAGCGATCCGCGGCTTCAACGCGCTTCTGCCCGGTGGAGCGATACCGCGACCGGACGTGCTGATCGTGGCGCGCGGCGGCGGTTCGATCGAGGATCTGTGGGCGTTCAACGAGGAGATCGTGGTCCGCGCCGCCTCGGAGAGTACGATCCCCTTGATCTCGGCGGTGGGCCACGAGACCGACACCACCCTCATCGACTACGTCTCCGACCGTCGCGCACCCACGCCGACGGGCGCCGCCGAGATGGCCGTCCCGGTGCGCGTCGACCTCGTCGCCGAGATCCGCGATCTCGGCCATCGACAGTTCGAGGCCGTCCGGCGAAAGCTCGACCGGGAAGGCTCGGACCTGCGCGCGCTCCTTCGCGCCATGCCGGGAGCGGATGCCTTTCTCGCGGGAAAGCGCCAGCGGCTCGACCTTGCCGAGGCCCGGCTCATGCCGGCTCTCGCCGGAAATGCCCGCGATCACCGGGCGAAGTTCGGACGCCTGCTCGAACGGATGGGGCGTCACCCACCGGAATTGCGGCTGGCCCAGGCGCGCGGACGCCTCGCCCTCGTCGCGGACCGCCCCCGTTCCGCTCTGCAGAACTATGCGACCCGGAAGGGCGAGGCCCTGGCCTATCTCGGTCGTCGCCTCGTCGTCGCCCGCGAGCAGACCCTCGTCCGCGCCCGCTCGGACGCCGTCCGCCGGCACGAACGCCTCGGCGCACTGGAGACTCGGCTCGGACAGGCGATTGGTCGCCTGATCGAGCGGCGAAGCGACCGGCTCGACAATTTCTCCGCCCTCCTCGGCTCGCTGAGCTATCGCGCGGTGCTCGCTCGCGGTTTCGCCCTCGTGCGTGACGAGGCGGGCGCGCCGATCCGCGCCGCGTCCTCGACGGTGCCGGGCCAGCGCCTCAGCCTCGAATTCTCGGACGGAACGCTTCTCGCCCGAACCGAAGCGCCCGACGCCACGGCGCCGGGCGGAGCCGAGCCACCCAAACGCAAGCGGCAACCGCGAAAGCCGGCAACCACGCCGCCACAGCAATCCTCATTCGAATTATGA
- the rpsA gene encoding 30S ribosomal protein S1, which yields MTAGNALQRNPSRDDFAALLEESFLEHEITEGSVVKGRVVAIEKDVAVIDIGAKTEGRVALKEFNGPGREGELAVGDEVEVYVDRIENALGEAVISRDKARREESWVKLEKAFEANERVTGAIFNQVKGGYTVDLDGAVAFLPRSQVDIRPVRDVTPLLGTPQPFQILKMDRRRGNIVVSRRTVLEESRAEQRSELVANLEEGQVIDGVVKNITEYGAFVDLGGIDGLLHVTDMAWRRVNHPSEVVTIGQTVKVKIIKINHETHRISLGIKQLLADPWEGIAQRYPVDAKLKGRVTNITDYGAFVELEPGIEGLIHVSEMSWTKKNVHPGKIVSTSQEVEVQILEVDPVKRRISLGLKQTLQNPWEAFAEQHPVGSEVEGEVKNKTEFGLFIGLDGDVDGMVHLSDLDWNRPGEQVIEEFKKGDMLRAQVLDVDVEKERISLGVKQLGGDPFTEAGELKKGQIVTCEVTEVKDSGVEVKIVDTDLSTFIRRAELARDRGDQRPERFAAGEKFDARVIQFDRKARRVQLSIKALEMAEEKEAMAQFGSADSGASLGEILGAAFKKARTSDDKDDAQD from the coding sequence ATGACCGCTGGTAACGCGCTGCAGCGTAACCCGAGCCGCGACGATTTCGCGGCTCTCCTCGAGGAGAGCTTCCTCGAGCACGAGATCACCGAAGGGTCCGTCGTCAAGGGTCGCGTCGTCGCGATCGAGAAGGACGTGGCCGTCATCGACATCGGCGCCAAGACGGAAGGCCGTGTCGCTCTCAAGGAATTCAACGGCCCCGGCCGCGAAGGCGAACTCGCCGTCGGCGACGAGGTCGAGGTCTATGTCGACCGCATCGAGAATGCGCTCGGCGAAGCCGTCATCTCGCGCGACAAGGCGCGCCGCGAGGAGAGCTGGGTCAAGCTCGAGAAGGCCTTCGAGGCCAACGAGCGCGTCACCGGCGCGATCTTCAATCAGGTCAAGGGCGGCTACACCGTCGATCTCGACGGCGCCGTGGCGTTCCTGCCGCGCTCCCAGGTCGATATCCGCCCCGTGCGCGATGTGACCCCGCTGCTCGGCACCCCGCAGCCGTTCCAGATCCTCAAGATGGATCGCCGCCGCGGCAACATCGTCGTGTCGCGCCGCACCGTCCTCGAAGAGAGCCGCGCCGAGCAGCGCTCCGAGCTCGTGGCCAACCTCGAAGAGGGTCAGGTCATCGACGGCGTCGTCAAGAACATCACCGAATACGGTGCCTTCGTCGATCTCGGCGGCATCGACGGCCTGCTCCACGTCACCGATATGGCGTGGCGCCGCGTGAACCATCCGTCCGAGGTCGTGACCATCGGCCAGACGGTCAAGGTCAAGATCATCAAGATCAACCACGAGACCCATCGCATCTCGCTCGGCATCAAGCAGCTGCTCGCCGATCCGTGGGAGGGCATCGCCCAGCGCTACCCGGTCGACGCCAAGCTCAAGGGCCGTGTCACCAACATCACCGATTACGGCGCCTTCGTGGAGCTGGAGCCGGGCATCGAAGGCCTGATCCACGTCTCCGAGATGTCCTGGACGAAGAAGAACGTTCATCCGGGCAAGATCGTCTCCACCTCGCAGGAAGTGGAAGTGCAGATCCTCGAAGTCGATCCGGTCAAGCGCCGTATCTCGCTCGGCCTCAAGCAGACCCTCCAGAACCCCTGGGAGGCCTTCGCCGAGCAGCATCCGGTCGGCTCCGAGGTCGAGGGCGAGGTCAAGAACAAGACCGAGTTCGGTCTGTTCATCGGTCTCGACGGCGATGTCGACGGCATGGTCCACCTGTCGGATCTCGACTGGAACCGTCCCGGCGAGCAGGTCATCGAAGAGTTCAAGAAGGGCGACATGCTGCGCGCCCAGGTTCTCGACGTCGATGTCGAGAAGGAGCGTATCTCGCTCGGCGTGAAGCAGCTCGGCGGCGACCCCTTCACGGAAGCCGGCGAACTCAAGAAGGGTCAGATCGTGACCTGCGAAGTGACGGAAGTGAAGGATTCGGGCGTCGAAGTTAAGATCGTCGACACCGACCTCTCCACCTTCATCCGTCGGGCCGAGCTCGCCCGCGATCGTGGCGACCAGCGCCCCGAGCGTTTCGCCGCCGGCGAGAAGTTCGATGCCCGCGTGATCCAGTTCGACCGCAAGGCGCGCCGGGTCCAGCTCTCGATCAAGGCCCTCGAAATGGCCGAGGAAAAGGAGGCGATGGCTCAGTTCGGCTCCGCCGATTCCGGCGCCTCCCTCGGCGAGATCCTGGGCGCAGCCTTCAAGAAGGCCCGCACCAGCGACGACAAGGACGACGCGCAGGATTAA
- a CDS encoding ribose-phosphate pyrophosphokinase produces the protein MKSSIKIIAGNASRPLAEAISAYLELPLAKCMVRRFADMEIFVELQENVRGEDVFIVQSTSFPANDHLMELLIMIDAARRSSARRITAVIPYFGYARQDRRTSGRTPISAKLVANLITEAGADRVMTLDLHAGQIQGFFDIPTDNLFAAPVIVRDIKERLDPKEWMVVSPDVGGVVRARAIAKRIDATLAIVDKRRERPGESEVMNIIGEVEGRSCILVDDIVDSGGTLVNAAEALLNAGAKDVSAYITHGVLSGGAVSRIAASRMKELVITDSIQPTQAVKLARNIRVATIAPLLGEAIGRTATESSVSSLFV, from the coding sequence ATGAAGTCCTCGATCAAGATCATCGCTGGAAATGCCAGCCGTCCGCTCGCGGAGGCGATCTCCGCCTATCTCGAACTTCCCCTCGCCAAATGCATGGTCCGGCGCTTCGCGGACATGGAGATTTTCGTCGAGTTGCAGGAGAACGTCCGAGGCGAGGACGTCTTCATCGTCCAGTCGACGTCGTTTCCCGCCAACGATCACCTGATGGAACTGCTCATCATGATCGACGCGGCGCGGCGCTCCTCCGCGCGGCGCATCACGGCGGTGATTCCGTATTTCGGCTATGCCCGCCAGGACCGCCGCACCTCCGGCCGCACGCCGATTTCGGCCAAGCTGGTCGCCAACCTCATCACCGAGGCCGGTGCCGACCGTGTTATGACCCTCGATCTGCATGCCGGCCAGATCCAGGGCTTCTTCGACATCCCCACCGACAACCTCTTCGCCGCCCCAGTGATCGTGCGCGACATCAAGGAGCGCCTCGACCCGAAGGAATGGATGGTGGTCTCGCCCGATGTCGGCGGCGTGGTCCGTGCCCGTGCCATCGCCAAGCGCATCGACGCGACGCTGGCGATCGTCGACAAGCGCCGCGAGCGCCCCGGCGAATCGGAAGTCATGAACATCATCGGCGAGGTCGAGGGCCGCTCGTGCATCCTCGTCGACGACATCGTCGATTCCGGCGGTACTCTGGTGAACGCCGCCGAAGCCCTGCTCAATGCCGGTGCCAAGGACGTGTCGGCCTACATCACCCACGGAGTGCTTTCGGGCGGCGCCGTCTCCCGCATCGCGGCCTCGCGGATGAAGGAATTGGTGATCACCGATTCGATCCAGCCGACCCAGGCGGTCAAGCTCGCCCGCAACATCCGCGTCGCCACCATCGCGCCGCTTCTCGGGGAGGCCATCGGCCGGACCGCGACGGAATCGAGCGTGTCGAGCCTGTTCGTCTGA
- a CDS encoding phosphoribosylanthranilate isomerase has protein sequence MPSIRIKICGLSTPDTLDAALSAGADLVGFVHFQKSPRHVDLERARLLSEQAKGRAERVILLVDPDDALVDAALEAVDPDWIQLHGRETPERVAMIRSRSGRPVMKAIGIASHADLAAIVAHGAADRILLDAKPPPSAALPGGNGHAFDWGLLSGMDLPLGTMLSGGLTPENVAEALTRTGLRAVDVSSGVETRPGEKSAERIAAFVSAVRTNE, from the coding sequence ATGCCGTCGATCCGCATCAAGATCTGCGGGCTGAGCACCCCCGACACCCTCGACGCGGCCCTGTCGGCCGGAGCCGACCTCGTCGGCTTCGTGCATTTTCAGAAAAGCCCGCGCCATGTCGATTTGGAGCGGGCGCGGCTCCTGTCAGAGCAGGCGAAGGGCAGGGCGGAGCGGGTGATTCTGCTGGTCGATCCCGACGATGCGCTCGTCGATGCGGCGCTGGAGGCTGTCGATCCGGACTGGATCCAACTCCACGGGCGCGAGACTCCGGAGCGGGTGGCGATGATCCGCAGCCGCAGCGGCAGGCCGGTGATGAAGGCCATCGGCATCGCCAGCCATGCGGATCTGGCCGCAATCGTCGCGCATGGTGCGGCCGACCGCATCCTCCTCGATGCCAAGCCTCCGCCGAGCGCCGCGCTTCCCGGAGGCAACGGCCACGCCTTCGATTGGGGGCTTCTCTCGGGAATGGACCTGCCGCTGGGCACCATGCTGTCCGGTGGTCTCACTCCGGAGAATGTCGCCGAGGCGCTGACGCGGACGGGCCTGCGCGCCGTCGACGTCTCCTCGGGAGTCGAGACGAGGCCGGGGGAGAAGAGCGCGGAACGCATCGCGGCCTTCGTCTCGGCCGTTCGGACGAATGAATAG
- a CDS encoding lipopolysaccharide assembly protein LapA domain-containing protein: MIRFLKGLVLLPVAIVVVALAVANREVVRLSFDPFSPDTPAFSLPLPLYVLIFACIAIGILCGGIGSWLGQSSTRRTSAARRREIRRLEGETERLKSHVAASEAAPTERYPGMDSRVALPAPR; encoded by the coding sequence ATGATCCGCTTTCTCAAGGGTTTGGTCCTGCTTCCCGTCGCGATCGTGGTCGTCGCCCTGGCCGTCGCCAATCGGGAGGTCGTCCGCCTCTCCTTCGATCCGTTCTCGCCGGATACGCCGGCCTTCAGCCTGCCGCTGCCGCTCTACGTCCTGATCTTCGCCTGCATCGCCATCGGCATCCTCTGCGGCGGCATCGGCAGCTGGCTCGGCCAGTCGAGCACGCGGCGGACGAGCGCCGCTCGCCGTCGCGAGATCCGCCGCCTGGAGGGCGAGACCGAGCGGCTGAAATCCCATGTCGCGGCGAGCGAAGCTGCGCCGACCGAGCGCTATCCCGGCATGGACAGCCGCGTCGCGCTCCCGGCGCCCCGCTAG
- the trpB gene encoding tryptophan synthase subunit beta: protein MTIAPSPNSFRNGPDERGRFGIFGGRFVAETLMPLILDLEKAYTEAKADPSFQKEMNGHLTHYVGRPSPLYYAERLTEHLRAKSAPGHGAKVFFKREELNHTGSHKVNNVLGQIMLARRMGKPRIIAETGAGQHGVATATLCARFGLKCVVYMGAVDVARQAPNVFRMKMLGAEVIPVESGTKTLKDAMNEALRDWVTNVADTFYCIGTVAGPHPYPAMVRDFQSIIGRETREQMLEMEGRLPDSLIACIGGGSNAMGLFHPFLDDREVEIYGVEAAGHGISSGLHAASLSGGKPGVLHGNRTYLLQNEDGQIADAHSISAGLDYPGIGPEHAWLHEAKRVTYLSATDSETLEAFKLCSLLEGIIPALEPAHALAKVFELAPTKPADHLMVLNLSGRGDKDIPQVAEILGTHL from the coding sequence GTGACCATCGCCCCCTCTCCGAACTCGTTCCGCAACGGACCGGACGAGCGTGGCCGCTTCGGCATCTTCGGCGGCCGCTTCGTCGCCGAGACGCTGATGCCGCTGATCCTCGATCTCGAGAAGGCCTATACGGAGGCGAAGGCCGACCCGTCCTTCCAGAAAGAGATGAACGGCCACCTGACCCATTATGTCGGCCGGCCGAGCCCGCTCTACTACGCCGAGCGTCTGACCGAACACCTGCGCGCGAAGTCGGCGCCCGGCCATGGCGCCAAGGTGTTCTTCAAGCGCGAGGAGCTGAACCACACCGGCTCGCACAAGGTGAACAACGTGCTGGGCCAGATCATGCTGGCCCGCCGCATGGGCAAGCCGCGGATCATCGCGGAGACCGGTGCCGGCCAGCACGGAGTGGCCACCGCCACCCTCTGCGCCCGGTTCGGCCTGAAATGCGTCGTCTACATGGGCGCCGTCGACGTTGCGCGCCAAGCTCCCAACGTCTTCCGCATGAAGATGCTCGGGGCCGAGGTGATCCCGGTCGAGTCCGGCACCAAGACCCTCAAGGACGCCATGAACGAGGCCCTGCGCGACTGGGTCACCAACGTCGCCGACACGTTCTACTGCATCGGCACGGTGGCCGGCCCGCACCCGTATCCGGCGATGGTGCGCGACTTCCAGTCGATCATCGGCCGCGAGACCAGGGAGCAGATGCTGGAGATGGAAGGGCGTCTGCCGGATTCGCTCATCGCCTGCATCGGCGGTGGCTCCAACGCCATGGGCCTGTTCCACCCGTTCCTCGACGACCGCGAGGTCGAGATCTACGGCGTCGAGGCCGCCGGCCACGGCATCTCCTCGGGCCTTCATGCCGCCTCCCTGTCCGGCGGTAAGCCGGGCGTGCTCCACGGCAACCGGACGTACCTCCTGCAGAACGAGGACGGCCAGATCGCCGACGCCCACTCGATCTCGGCCGGCCTCGACTATCCCGGCATCGGCCCCGAACACGCATGGCTGCACGAGGCCAAGCGCGTCACCTATCTCTCGGCGACCGATTCCGAGACGCTGGAGGCCTTCAAGCTGTGCTCGCTGCTGGAGGGCATCATCCCGGCCCTCGAGCCGGCCCACGCCCTCGCCAAGGTGTTCGAACTCGCCCCGACCAAGCCCGCCGACCACCTGATGGTGCTCAACCTCTCGGGCCGTGGCGACAAGGACATCCCGCAGGTCGCCGAGATCCTGGGGACCCATCTCTGA
- the sppA gene encoding signal peptide peptidase SppA, translating to MAADAELLIDRRRLRRKLSLWRVVGIGGLIVAVGALGYRVRGGEGFGFSAIKPQIARISIGGFIAGSESTTKLIERVRDASAVQGVIVSISSPGGTTTGSEELYRNLRALSEKKPMVAFVDGTAASGAYIAAIAADHIVARETALVGSIGVLFQYPDLSGLLDKVGVKVESVKSAPLKAEPSGFTPTSPEARAALAAVVGDTYAWFKGLVSERRKMTEKELATVSDGRVFSGRQSVPLKLVDGVGGERQAVAWLETERNVAKGLPVRDWKPKSESDFKLWSALGMGADLMGMGGLATRLRQVGDETASMAQGGLLVLWRPGTADAP from the coding sequence ATGGCTGCAGACGCCGAACTTCTGATCGATCGTCGGCGCCTGCGCCGCAAGCTTTCGCTATGGCGTGTCGTCGGCATCGGCGGCCTGATCGTCGCCGTCGGGGCCTTGGGCTACCGGGTGCGCGGCGGTGAGGGGTTCGGCTTCTCGGCGATCAAGCCGCAGATCGCACGCATCTCCATCGGCGGTTTCATCGCCGGCAGCGAATCGACCACCAAGCTGATCGAACGGGTGCGCGATGCCAGCGCCGTCCAGGGTGTGATCGTCTCGATCTCCTCGCCCGGCGGCACCACCACCGGCTCGGAGGAGCTCTACCGCAACCTTCGCGCGCTCTCCGAGAAGAAGCCTATGGTCGCCTTCGTCGACGGCACGGCAGCTTCGGGAGCCTATATCGCCGCCATCGCCGCCGATCACATCGTGGCGCGGGAGACCGCCCTCGTCGGCTCCATCGGCGTGCTGTTCCAATACCCGGATCTCTCCGGCCTGCTGGACAAGGTCGGCGTGAAGGTCGAGTCCGTGAAGTCGGCGCCTTTGAAGGCCGAGCCCTCGGGCTTCACCCCGACCTCGCCCGAGGCACGCGCGGCCCTGGCCGCCGTCGTCGGCGACACCTACGCATGGTTTAAGGGCCTCGTCTCCGAGCGCCGCAAGATGACCGAGAAGGAACTTGCCACCGTCAGCGACGGGCGGGTGTTCAGCGGGCGCCAAAGCGTGCCGCTGAAGCTGGTGGACGGCGTGGGCGGCGAGCGTCAGGCGGTCGCCTGGTTGGAGACCGAACGCAACGTCGCCAAGGGCCTGCCGGTGCGCGACTGGAAACCGAAATCCGAGAGTGATTTCAAACTATGGTCGGCTCTCGGAATGGGTGCCGATCTCATGGGAATGGGCGGCCTCGCCACTCGCCTCCGTCAGGTCGGCGACGAGACGGCGAGCATGGCGCAGGGTGGATTGCTGGTGCTCTGGCGTCCGGGCACCGCCGATGCGCCGTGA
- a CDS encoding integration host factor subunit beta, protein MIKSELVLRIAEQNPHLYQRDVETLVKAILDTIAEALSRGDRVELRGFGAFSVKRREARRGRNPRTGEPVAVSEKAIPVFKTGKEMRQRLNEAGIGEEESSESEES, encoded by the coding sequence ATGATCAAGTCCGAGCTCGTGCTCAGGATCGCAGAGCAGAACCCGCATCTCTACCAGCGCGACGTGGAAACCCTCGTGAAGGCGATCCTCGACACGATCGCCGAGGCGCTGTCGCGCGGTGACCGCGTGGAATTGCGCGGCTTCGGCGCGTTCTCGGTGAAACGTCGCGAGGCGCGCCGCGGGCGCAACCCGCGCACCGGTGAACCCGTTGCCGTCTCCGAGAAGGCCATCCCCGTGTTCAAGACGGGCAAGGAGATGCGCCAGCGACTCAACGAGGCCGGGATCGGCGAAGAGGAATCCTCCGAGAGCGAGGAATCCTGA
- a CDS encoding DUF4170 domain-containing protein, whose amino-acid sequence MTTTIDSGQKLHLVFGGELENLDGVNFRDVKGLDIVGIFPDYASAQGAWKSKAQATVDSAQTRYFIVHLHRLLEP is encoded by the coding sequence ATGACCACCACGATCGATAGCGGACAGAAGTTGCATCTCGTCTTCGGCGGCGAGCTCGAGAACCTCGACGGCGTCAACTTCCGCGACGTGAAGGGGCTCGACATCGTCGGAATCTTTCCAGACTATGCTTCCGCACAGGGCGCCTGGAAATCGAAGGCGCAGGCCACCGTCGACAGCGCTCAGACGCGCTATTTCATCGTCCATCTCCATCGCCTGCTGGAGCCGTGA
- a CDS encoding DUF1013 domain-containing protein yields the protein MSQGPLMPKATAVWLVENTSLAFEQIADFCKLHPLEVKGIADGEVAAGIKGLDPITTGQLTRDEIEKAQKAPNYKLKVAVSKVKLPEVKRTTKGPRYTPLSRRQDRPNAILWLLRNHPELKDAQVIRLVGTTKSTIQQIRERTHWNSGSLQPMDPVTLGLCTQIDLDFEVQRAAKDRPAVLPTDAGATLLPTEVSTAGNFEEADAHHRNERDEKLNADSVFAKLKGMRSTEDDDEE from the coding sequence ATGTCCCAAGGTCCGCTGATGCCGAAGGCGACCGCCGTCTGGCTGGTCGAGAACACCTCGCTCGCCTTCGAGCAGATTGCCGATTTCTGCAAGCTTCACCCGCTCGAGGTGAAGGGCATCGCCGACGGCGAGGTCGCCGCCGGGATCAAGGGCCTCGACCCGATCACCACGGGCCAGCTCACCCGCGACGAGATCGAGAAGGCGCAGAAGGCCCCCAACTACAAGCTCAAGGTCGCCGTCTCGAAGGTGAAGCTGCCCGAGGTCAAGCGCACCACCAAGGGCCCGCGCTACACGCCGCTGTCGCGCCGCCAGGATCGCCCGAACGCCATCCTCTGGCTGCTGCGCAACCATCCCGAGCTTAAGGATGCGCAGGTCATCCGTCTCGTCGGCACCACCAAGTCGACGATCCAGCAGATCCGGGAGCGCACCCACTGGAATTCCGGCTCGCTGCAGCCGATGGATCCGGTGACCCTCGGCCTCTGCACGCAGATCGACCTCGACTTCGAAGTGCAGCGTGCCGCCAAGGACCGGCCGGCCGTGCTGCCCACGGATGCGGGCGCGACCCTGCTGCCGACCGAAGTGTCCACGGCCGGTAATTTCGAGGAGGCCGACGCGCATCATCGCAACGAGCGCGACGAGAAGCTCAACGCTGATTCAGTCTTCGCCAAGCTCAAGGGCATGCGCAGCACGGAGGATGACGACGAGGAGTGA
- the mqo gene encoding malate dehydrogenase (quinone): MAMSADDNDTCLSDGISPAAPPFNRRQILGTALTGLAAAAVPASLALAAPAAKKVDVLLIGGGIMSATIGVWLRELEPAWSIQMIERLDGVAKESSNGWNNAGTGHSALAELNYTPEKKDGQIEIAKAVEINEAFQVTRQFLSWQVRNGVLKNPRSFINYTPHMSFVWGDDNIAYLKKRHAALKASPLFAGMEISTDPEQIKKWVPLMMEGRDPKQAVAATWTSLGTDVEFGEITRQFVSHLKSQDSFELKLSTEVRTIEKNPDGTWRVTSRNLKDGSEQSVDAKFVFIGAGGGSLHLLQKSGIPEGEDYAGFPVGGSFLVNENLDVTTRHLAKAYGKASVGSPPMSVPHLDTRVIDGKRVILFGPFATFSTKFLKEGSYFDLVSSATTSNVWPMVRVGVDEYPLVEYLAGQLMLSDDDRLAALREYFPKARKEEWRLWQAGQRVQIIKRDKDKGGVLKLGTEIVSAKDGSIAALLGASPGASTAAPIMLKVLEKVFASKVSSPEWQAKLRQIVPSYGVKLNDDPERVAQAWAYTSEQLQLPSPPQIEVAALKQTAPSNAVLNSNRTMSTNPVHDLAP, translated from the coding sequence ATGGCGATGAGCGCCGACGACAACGACACCTGCCTGTCCGACGGCATCTCCCCCGCGGCACCTCCCTTCAACCGCAGGCAGATCCTCGGCACCGCATTGACCGGCCTCGCGGCGGCAGCCGTGCCGGCCTCGCTCGCTCTGGCAGCCCCTGCAGCGAAGAAGGTCGACGTCCTGCTGATCGGCGGCGGCATCATGAGCGCGACGATCGGCGTGTGGCTCCGCGAACTGGAACCCGCCTGGTCGATCCAGATGATCGAGCGCCTCGACGGTGTGGCGAAAGAGAGTTCCAACGGCTGGAACAACGCAGGCACGGGCCATTCCGCTCTCGCGGAGCTGAACTACACGCCCGAGAAGAAGGACGGGCAGATCGAGATCGCCAAGGCAGTGGAGATCAACGAGGCCTTCCAGGTCACGCGTCAGTTCCTGTCGTGGCAGGTGCGGAACGGCGTCCTGAAGAATCCGCGATCCTTCATCAACTACACGCCGCATATGAGCTTCGTGTGGGGTGACGACAACATCGCCTATCTGAAGAAGCGCCATGCCGCTTTGAAGGCGAGCCCTCTCTTCGCCGGGATGGAAATCTCGACCGATCCGGAGCAGATCAAGAAATGGGTCCCCCTCATGATGGAGGGGCGCGATCCCAAGCAGGCCGTCGCGGCGACCTGGACATCGCTGGGCACCGACGTCGAGTTCGGCGAGATCACCCGGCAGTTCGTGTCTCATCTCAAGAGCCAGGACAGCTTCGAGCTGAAGCTCTCGACCGAGGTCCGCACCATCGAGAAGAACCCCGACGGCACTTGGAGGGTGACCTCGCGCAACCTCAAGGACGGCTCAGAGCAGAGCGTCGACGCCAAGTTCGTGTTCATCGGCGCGGGTGGCGGATCGCTGCATCTCCTGCAGAAATCCGGCATTCCGGAAGGTGAGGATTATGCCGGTTTTCCTGTCGGCGGCTCGTTCCTCGTCAACGAGAATCTCGACGTGACGACGCGGCATCTGGCGAAAGCCTACGGCAAGGCCTCGGTCGGCTCGCCGCCGATGTCGGTTCCGCATCTGGACACGCGCGTCATCGACGGGAAACGCGTCATCCTGTTCGGACCCTTCGCCACCTTCTCGACCAAGTTCCTGAAGGAAGGGTCGTATTTCGACCTGGTCTCCTCGGCGACCACCAGCAACGTCTGGCCGATGGTCCGCGTGGGCGTGGATGAGTATCCGCTGGTGGAATATCTGGCCGGCCAGCTGATGCTGTCGGACGACGACCGCCTCGCCGCCCTGCGCGAGTATTTCCCGAAAGCCAGGAAGGAAGAGTGGCGCCTGTGGCAGGCGGGCCAGCGCGTGCAGATCATCAAGCGGGACAAGGACAAGGGCGGCGTGCTCAAGCTCGGCACGGAAATCGTCAGCGCGAAGGACGGCAGCATCGCGGCCCTGCTCGGTGCCTCGCCGGGCGCGTCCACCGCCGCTCCGATCATGCTGAAGGTGCTGGAGAAGGTGTTCGCTTCCAAGGTCTCCTCACCGGAATGGCAGGCGAAGCTTCGACAGATCGTCCCGAGCTACGGCGTGAAGCTGAACGATGATCCGGAGCGGGTCGCACAGGCCTGGGCCTATACGAGCGAGCAGCTGCAGCTGCCATCCCCTCCACAGATCGAGGTCGCGGCGCTGAAACAGACGGCTCCGAGCAACGCCGTCCTCAACAGCAACCGCACCATGTCGACGAACCCGGTCCACGACCTCGCTCCCTGA